The Osmerus eperlanus chromosome 22, fOsmEpe2.1, whole genome shotgun sequence genome window below encodes:
- the LOC134009018 gene encoding endonuclease domain-containing 1 protein-like, which yields MGTTSFLCLSLVFTWGVSGEVADNFNNCKNSFFRSTPVSGLNIPIVPTEQNTDGLPNFVNCLSAYNVAALAHICQRDQKEYYFATLYDRGRRIPLYSAYEVDIKGKETGRGRNTFYQEPQLVHSSLPPNQMDVKSCKTEIKKYNNDNGCNERFPQYQQLNKIMQSQAVDGDFVGYDRGHLNPAGHHSNEDYSSATTVFTNVAPQNGQMNNGKWNEYEKWVRKYGKDEGCDKMYAVVGVVPSDLNGDGKWLKRAKGNAVNVPSHYWSAYCCTNSKDEPILSGGAICPNLDITNNSKVKKYNSVGELENELQNLKLGNNFKIFASCVAK from the exons ATGGGGACAACATCCTTCTTGTGTCTTAGTCTGGTGTTCACGTGGGGAGTCAGCGGTGAAGTGGCTGACAACTTTAACAACTGCAAGAACTCCTTCTTTAGGAGCACTCCAGTGTCTGGTCTGAATATACCCATAGTCCCTACAGAACAAAACACTGATGGTTTGCCAAACTTCGTAAATTGTCTCTCTGCTTACAATGTAGCAGCTCTAGCACATATCTGTCAGAGAGATCAAAAAGAATATTACTTTGCTACCCTGTACGACCGAGGCAGGAGAATCCCCCTGTACTCTGCCTACGAGGTGGACATTAAAGGGAAGGAAACAGGGAGGGGCAGAAACACATTCTATCAGGAACCACAG CTGGTGCATAGCAGTCTGCCACCAAACCAGATGGACGTAAAGTCATGTAAAACAGAAATTAAGAAATATAATAATGACAACGGCTGCAATGAAAGGTTCCCTCAATACCAACAATTAAATAAGATAATGCAGAGTCAGGCAGTTGATGGCGATTTTGTTGGTTATGACCGAGGCCACCTGAACCCTGCAGGGCACCACAGTAATGAGGACTACTCCAGTGCCACCACGGTGTTCACCAATGTAGCTCCGCAAAATGGACAGATGAATAATGGAAAGTGGAATGAATACGAGAAGTGGGTGAGAAAGTAtgggaaggatgagggctgtgATAAGATGTATGCCGTGGTTGGGGTGGTCCCGAGTGATCTTAACGGTGATGGTAAGTGGTTAAAGAGGGCCAAAGGAAATGCTGTCAATGTGCCGAGTCACTACTGGAGTGCTTATTGCTGCACCAACAGTAAAGATGAGCCTATTCTGTCAGGGGGCGCCATTTGTCCCAACTTAGACATCACAAATAATTCAAAAGTCAAAAAGTATAATTCTGTTGGAGAGCTTGAAAATGAACTTCAAAATCTTAAACTGGGCAACAACTTCAAAATCTTTGCGAGTTGTGTGGCCAAGTAG